One window from the genome of Rhinolophus ferrumequinum isolate MPI-CBG mRhiFer1 chromosome 22, mRhiFer1_v1.p, whole genome shotgun sequence encodes:
- the NES gene encoding nestin isoform X1, with product MEGCLGEESFQMWGLNRRLEAYLARVKALEEHYELLSAELVGLRAQSGDASWRARADDELAALRALVDQRWREKHAAEVARDNLEEEVQSVAGRCQQQRLARERTAEEVARSRRAVEAEKCAQAWLSRRATELERELEELRAAHEQERVDLAAPAAGAPSLPVPPRGSPAPGPDVEELALRLGEAWRGAVRGYQERVARMETALGQARQRLGRVVQGAREGRLELQQLQAERGGLQERRAALEQRLEGRWQERLQATEKFQLAVGALEQEKQGLQSQIAQILEGRQQLAHLKMSLSLEVATYRTLLEAENSRLQTPSGGSKASFSFQDPKLELHFPGSPEGRRLGPLLSVLSPTPLSSPLPDTLEIPVPTFLKSRETLQARTHTLASTPIPPTRQAPFPATDGEIRAQDGPPSVFHPQAGSQQAAQAVPTSILPGPEEPGGKQREASTGQSPEDHASLAQTLGPDHPSLEAKDGEPSESRVCSRFQEEGEGQIWELAEKETAIEVKVVSSLQQETAQEGDLNMQEIQDAQGILKKETLKSLEEEIQEPLMSLEKQSHETLRSLEKENQESLRFSEEENLETLRSLGKENQEQLKSSEEKDMEIVSTLEKEALELLKSDTQTLQSLEKENQEFKRSLEDNLETLLYPGKENEELVRCLEEDNFESLTALEKQNQEPLRSLEEEDQETMRPLEKENQEPLRSLEDENQEIMGPAEKEIQQPPRSLGEDQTTLRPLDKVKPEPVKSPGKDQEIFRPLEKENQELLKEESVDEVRCLETENLEPLKSAGEDLEILKSIDAQEPLWSLEEVNRETAKPLEKEMLERLESVEESQESLRALEEENQESLRSLGEEGQELPLSANQQRWEGVVAGDQELGQEMPPGRAGVDTEDGVELDMREQGGFAAEEDGVDEGALQLTAAGGAWSAGEEHPGSPEPKEQRVPAEGASGEGDVEGLQDPEGQPEQVGDPSLRAPWGMSEVTEPVLEGEDEAPGGGRASPEVTLGLETAVGESAAGAEQGPEQEAVGLEDPGHLGREQVTEPLVGEEGLEAQGVQGLEGPRKDLEEAAALEPELSMLSMQSGAPLESPGAGQGLEPEVLWGAETVFPAETLCHDGGDAPLPRPPGSEGTEGGAEPVLGPPTPIPKDAPGSQPSTEGSQEASWGLEGRAEALGKVEDEQEELGSGEFPEGLQDEDEGEDGDSREESEADGLGETLPDSTPLGLYLQSPASPQWDPPGEQRPSPQGETRKEGWGPAVLASEGQGAHLEEGEGRGGDDEDRGQDSDLLEDFEDLGTEPSLLPGAPGEVMGPLGQVSQLLLQPAAWGQDGESDGFADEEASGEEGEEEEGEEEGREPGAGQWGPSCSARGLQALSSPQRGKLLGSETVDVSIPWDDSLRGAAACAPVTALGAESQDSTEPSGSEEESEAAPLEREDPVPGPLGTLSGTMDTPGVNGQGPSLKDELEHVNGGVGSWLEQPDAAGQGTQGAPAADRGSPLEEEEGGALKTPWAGAPLHLGPGQFLQFTQREGDTDSWSSGED from the exons ATGGAGGGCTGCCTGGGGGAGGAATCTTTTCAGATGTGGGGGCTCAACCGGCGCCTGGAGGCCTACCTGGCCCGGGTCAAGGCGCTGGAGGAGCATTATGAGCTGCTCAGCGCGGAGCTCGTCGGTCTCCGGGCACAGTCCGGGGACGCCTCCTGGCGGGCCCGTGCCGACGACGAGCTGGCCGCCCTGCGTGCTCTCGTCGACCAGCGCTGGCGGGAGAAGCACGCGGCCGAGGTGGCGCGCGACAACCTGGAGGAAGAGGTGCAGAGCGTGGCGGGCCGGTGCCAGCAGCAGCGGCTGGCGCGCGAGCGGACGGCGGAGGAGGTGGCCCGCAGCCGGCGCGCGGTCGAGGCGGAGAAGTGCGCCCAGGCCTGGCTGAGCCGCCGGGCGACGGAGCTGGAGCGCGAGCTAGAGGAGCTGCGCGCCGCGCACGAGCAGGAGCGCGTCGACCTGGCCGCGCCCGCCGCCGGGGCCCCCAGCTTGCCGGTGCCGCCCCGCGGGTCGCCCGCGCCGGGGCCCGACGTGGAGGAGCTGGCGCTGCGGCTGGGCGAGGCGTGGCGCGGGGCAGTGCGCGGCTACCAGGAGCGCGTCGCGCGCATGGAAACCGCGCTGGGCCAGGCCCGCCAGCGGCTGGGCCGCGTGGTGCAGGGCGCCCGCGAGGGGCgcctggagctgcagcagctgcaGGCCGAGCGCGGCGGCCTCCAGGAGCGCAGGGCAGCCCTGGAGCAGAGGTTGGAGGGCCGCTGGCAGGAGCGGCTGCAGGCCACTGAGAAGTTCCAG CTGGCCGTGGGGGCCCTGGAGCAGGAGAAACAGGGCCTCCAGAGTCAGATTGCCCAGATCCTGGAAGGTCGGCAGCAGCTGGCACATCTCAAGATGTCTCTCAGCCTGGAGGTGGCCACGTACAG gacccTCCTAGAGGCTGAGAACTCCCGGCTGCAGACACCCAGTGGTGGTTCCAAGGCTTCCTTCAGCTTCCAGG ACCCCAAGCTGGAGCTGCATTTCCCTGGGAGCCCAGAGGGCCGGCGTCTGGGTCCTTTGCTCTCCGTCCTGAGCCCTACTCCCCTGTCCTCACCCTTACCTGATACCCTTGAGATACCTGTGCCAACCTTTCTGAAGAGCCGGGAAACCCTCCAGGCCCGTACCCATACCTTGGCCAGCACTCCCATCCCACCCACACGTCAGGCTCCCTTCCCTGCTACAGATGGAGAGATCAGAGCCCAGGATGGCCCTCCCTCTGTGTTCCACCCACAGGCTGGAAGTCAACAGGCTGCACAGGCCGTGCCCACCAGCATCCTGCCGGGACCAGAGGAGCCTGGGGGCAAGCAGCGAGAGGCCAGTACAGGCCAGTCCCCTGAGGATCATGCTTCCTTGGCCCAAACCCTCGGTCCCGACCACCCCAGTTTAGAGGCCAAAGATGGAGAACCCAGTGAGTCTAGAGTATGCAGCAGATTCCaggaggaaggtgaagggcaaATCTGGGAGCTGGCAGAGAAAGAAACAGCCATAGAGGTCAAAGTGGTAAGCAGCTTGCAACAGGAAACAGCTCAAGAGGGGGATCTGAACATGCAGGAAATCCAGGATGCCCAGggtattttgaaaaaagaaactctGAAGTCTCTGGAAGAGGAGATTCAAGAACCACTGATGTCTCTGGAAAAACAGAGCCATGAGACACTGAGATCTCTAGAGAAGGAGAATCAAGAGTCTCTGAGGTTTTCAGAAGAAGAGAACTTAGAAACACTACGGAGTCTAGGAAAGGAGAATCAAGAGCAATTGAAGTCTTCAGAAGAAAAGGATATGGAGATAGTGAGCACTCTAGAAAAAGAGGCTCTAGAACTACTTAAGTCGGACACACAGACATTGCAATCTCTGGAAAAGGAGAACCAAGAATTTAAGAGGTCTCTTGAAGACAATCTAGAGACATTATTATATCCAGGAAAGGAGAACGAAGAATTAGTGAGGTGTCTAGAAGAGGATAACTTTGAGTCATTGACAGCTCTAGaaaaacagaatcaagagccaTTGCGGTCTCTAGAAGAAGAGGACCAAGAGACAATGAGACCTCTAGAAAAAGAGAACCAAGAACCACTGAGGTCTCTAGAAGATGAGAACCAGGAGATAATGGGACCTGCTGAAAAAGAGATTCAACAGCCACCGAGGTCTCTAGGAGAAGACCAGACAACATTAAGACCTCTGGATAAGGTGAAACCAGAGCCAGTGAAGTCTCCTGGAAAAGACCAGGAGATATTTAGACCTCTTGAAAAAGAGAATCAAGAGCTATTAAAAGAAGAGAGTGTAGATGAAGTAAGATGTTTAGAAACAGAGAATCTAGAACCACTAAAGTCTGCAGGAGAAGATCTGGAAATATTGAAATCTATAGATGCTCAAGAGCCACTGTGGTCTCTAGAAGAAGTGAATCGGGAGACAGCCAAACCTCtagaaaaggaaatgctagaacgACTGGAATCTGTGGAAGAGAGCCAAGAGTCCCTGAGGGCCCTAGAAGAGGAGAATCAAGAATCACTGAGATCTCTGGGAGAGGAAGGACAGGAGCTGCCGCTGTCTGCAAACCAGCAGAGGTGGGAAGGTGTGGTGGCGGGGGATCAAGAACTGGGCCAGGAAATGCCCCCTGGGAGGGCTGGAGTGGACACGGAGGATGGCGTAGAGCTGGACATGAGGGAGCAGGGTGGCTTTGCTGCAGAGGAGGACGGTGTGGATGAGGGAGCGCTGCAGCTGACTGCCGCAGGGGGGGCGTGGAGTGCAGGTGAGGAGCACCCAGGGAGCCCTGAGCCCAAGGAGCAGAGGGTCCCAGCTGAGGGAGCCAGCGGGGAGGGAGACGTTGAGGGCCTCCAGGACCCTGAAGGGCAGCCAGAGCAGGTGGGGGACCCAAGTCTCAGAGCTCCCTGGGGAATGTCAGAGGTGACAGAGCCTGTGTTGGAAGGTGAGGATGAGGCCCCAGGGGGTGGCCGAGCCTCCCCAGAAGTCACCTTGGGGTTGGAGACAGCCGTGGGTGAGTCtgctgcaggagctgagcagggacCCGAGCAGGAGGCGGTGGGGCTGGAGGACCCAGGCCACCTGGGCAGAGAGCAGGTGACAGAACCACTTGTGGGGGAGGAAGGTTTGGAGGCACAGGGGGTGCAGGGCTTGGAAGGGCCCAGAAAGGACCTAGAGGAGGCAGCTGCTCTGGAACCAGAACTTTCCATGCTGTCCATGCAGAGCGGAGCCCCCTTGGAGTCCCCCGGGGCTGGGCAGGGGTTGGAGCCTGAAGTCCTCTGGGGAGCAGAGACGGTGTTCCCTGCTGAGACCTTGTGCCACGATGGAGGTGATGCCCCTTTACCCAGGCCCCCGGGGTCAGAGGGAACTGAGGGGGGTGCAGAACCAGTGCtggggccccccacccccatccccaaagATGCCCCTGGGTCCCAGCCCTCCACTGAGGGGAGCCAGGAGGCTAGCTGGGGACTGGAGGGCAGGGCCGAAGCCCTGGGAAAGGTGGAGGACGAGCAGGAGGAGCTGGGTTCTGGGGAGTTCCCTGAGGGCCTCCAGGACGAGGACGAGGGCGAGGACGGGGACAGCAGAGAGGAGAGTGAAGCTGATGGGCTGGGGGAGACCCTTCCTGATTCCACTCCCCTGGGCCTCTACCTCCAGTCCCCTGCCTCACCCCAGTGGGACCCGCCTGGAGAGCAGAGGCCCTCCCCTCAAGGGGAAACCAGGAAGGAAGGCTGGGGTCCTGCTGTCCTGGCCTCTGAGGGCCAAGGGGCCCacctggaggagggggaggggaggggaggtgacgATGAGGACCGGGGCCAGGACTCTGACCTGTTGGAGGACTTTGAGGACCTGGGCACTgagccttctctccttcctggggCCCCCGGGGAGGTGATGGGACCTCTGGGCCAGGTGTCCCAGCTGCTACTGCAGCCTGCAGCCTGGGGTCAGGATGGGGAGTCTGATGGGTTTGCTGATGAGGAAgcaagtggggaggagggagaggaagaggagggagaggaggaggggcgggagcctggggctgggcagtgggggCCCAGTTGCTCTGCCCGCGGCCTCCAGGCCCTGAGCAGCCCTCAGAGAGGGAAGCTGCTGGGCTCTGAGACGGTGGATGTCAGCATCCCCTGGGACGACAGCTTGAGGGGCGCAGCAGCTTGTGCCCCTGTGACTGCCCTGGGGGCTGAGTCCCAGGACAGCACTGAACCCTCGGGCTCAGAGGAGGAGTCCGAGGCTGCTCCCTTGGAGAGGGAGGACCCAGTGCCTGGCCCTCTGGGGACCCTCAGTGGGACCATGGACACCCCTGGTGTCAATGGCCAGGGCCCCAGTTTGAAGGATGAGTTGGAGCATGTGAATGGGGGTGTGGGGAGCTGGCTGGAGCAGCCTGACGCAGCAGGGCAGGGGACACAGGGGGCCCCTGCGGCGGACCGAGGGAGCcctttggaggaggaggaggggggtgCCCTGAAGACCCCCTGGGCAGGGGCTCCTCTTCACCTGGGCCCTGGCCAGTTCCTGCAGTTCACCCAGAGGGAAGGAGACACAGATTCCTGGTCCTCGGGGGAGGACTAG
- the NES gene encoding nestin isoform X2, translating to MSLSLEVATYRTLLEAENSRLQTPSGGSKASFSFQDPKLELHFPGSPEGRRLGPLLSVLSPTPLSSPLPDTLEIPVPTFLKSRETLQARTHTLASTPIPPTRQAPFPATDGEIRAQDGPPSVFHPQAGSQQAAQAVPTSILPGPEEPGGKQREASTGQSPEDHASLAQTLGPDHPSLEAKDGEPSESRVCSRFQEEGEGQIWELAEKETAIEVKVVSSLQQETAQEGDLNMQEIQDAQGILKKETLKSLEEEIQEPLMSLEKQSHETLRSLEKENQESLRFSEEENLETLRSLGKENQEQLKSSEEKDMEIVSTLEKEALELLKSDTQTLQSLEKENQEFKRSLEDNLETLLYPGKENEELVRCLEEDNFESLTALEKQNQEPLRSLEEEDQETMRPLEKENQEPLRSLEDENQEIMGPAEKEIQQPPRSLGEDQTTLRPLDKVKPEPVKSPGKDQEIFRPLEKENQELLKEESVDEVRCLETENLEPLKSAGEDLEILKSIDAQEPLWSLEEVNRETAKPLEKEMLERLESVEESQESLRALEEENQESLRSLGEEGQELPLSANQQRWEGVVAGDQELGQEMPPGRAGVDTEDGVELDMREQGGFAAEEDGVDEGALQLTAAGGAWSAGEEHPGSPEPKEQRVPAEGASGEGDVEGLQDPEGQPEQVGDPSLRAPWGMSEVTEPVLEGEDEAPGGGRASPEVTLGLETAVGESAAGAEQGPEQEAVGLEDPGHLGREQVTEPLVGEEGLEAQGVQGLEGPRKDLEEAAALEPELSMLSMQSGAPLESPGAGQGLEPEVLWGAETVFPAETLCHDGGDAPLPRPPGSEGTEGGAEPVLGPPTPIPKDAPGSQPSTEGSQEASWGLEGRAEALGKVEDEQEELGSGEFPEGLQDEDEGEDGDSREESEADGLGETLPDSTPLGLYLQSPASPQWDPPGEQRPSPQGETRKEGWGPAVLASEGQGAHLEEGEGRGGDDEDRGQDSDLLEDFEDLGTEPSLLPGAPGEVMGPLGQVSQLLLQPAAWGQDGESDGFADEEASGEEGEEEEGEEEGREPGAGQWGPSCSARGLQALSSPQRGKLLGSETVDVSIPWDDSLRGAAACAPVTALGAESQDSTEPSGSEEESEAAPLEREDPVPGPLGTLSGTMDTPGVNGQGPSLKDELEHVNGGVGSWLEQPDAAGQGTQGAPAADRGSPLEEEEGGALKTPWAGAPLHLGPGQFLQFTQREGDTDSWSSGED from the exons ATGTCTCTCAGCCTGGAGGTGGCCACGTACAG gacccTCCTAGAGGCTGAGAACTCCCGGCTGCAGACACCCAGTGGTGGTTCCAAGGCTTCCTTCAGCTTCCAGG ACCCCAAGCTGGAGCTGCATTTCCCTGGGAGCCCAGAGGGCCGGCGTCTGGGTCCTTTGCTCTCCGTCCTGAGCCCTACTCCCCTGTCCTCACCCTTACCTGATACCCTTGAGATACCTGTGCCAACCTTTCTGAAGAGCCGGGAAACCCTCCAGGCCCGTACCCATACCTTGGCCAGCACTCCCATCCCACCCACACGTCAGGCTCCCTTCCCTGCTACAGATGGAGAGATCAGAGCCCAGGATGGCCCTCCCTCTGTGTTCCACCCACAGGCTGGAAGTCAACAGGCTGCACAGGCCGTGCCCACCAGCATCCTGCCGGGACCAGAGGAGCCTGGGGGCAAGCAGCGAGAGGCCAGTACAGGCCAGTCCCCTGAGGATCATGCTTCCTTGGCCCAAACCCTCGGTCCCGACCACCCCAGTTTAGAGGCCAAAGATGGAGAACCCAGTGAGTCTAGAGTATGCAGCAGATTCCaggaggaaggtgaagggcaaATCTGGGAGCTGGCAGAGAAAGAAACAGCCATAGAGGTCAAAGTGGTAAGCAGCTTGCAACAGGAAACAGCTCAAGAGGGGGATCTGAACATGCAGGAAATCCAGGATGCCCAGggtattttgaaaaaagaaactctGAAGTCTCTGGAAGAGGAGATTCAAGAACCACTGATGTCTCTGGAAAAACAGAGCCATGAGACACTGAGATCTCTAGAGAAGGAGAATCAAGAGTCTCTGAGGTTTTCAGAAGAAGAGAACTTAGAAACACTACGGAGTCTAGGAAAGGAGAATCAAGAGCAATTGAAGTCTTCAGAAGAAAAGGATATGGAGATAGTGAGCACTCTAGAAAAAGAGGCTCTAGAACTACTTAAGTCGGACACACAGACATTGCAATCTCTGGAAAAGGAGAACCAAGAATTTAAGAGGTCTCTTGAAGACAATCTAGAGACATTATTATATCCAGGAAAGGAGAACGAAGAATTAGTGAGGTGTCTAGAAGAGGATAACTTTGAGTCATTGACAGCTCTAGaaaaacagaatcaagagccaTTGCGGTCTCTAGAAGAAGAGGACCAAGAGACAATGAGACCTCTAGAAAAAGAGAACCAAGAACCACTGAGGTCTCTAGAAGATGAGAACCAGGAGATAATGGGACCTGCTGAAAAAGAGATTCAACAGCCACCGAGGTCTCTAGGAGAAGACCAGACAACATTAAGACCTCTGGATAAGGTGAAACCAGAGCCAGTGAAGTCTCCTGGAAAAGACCAGGAGATATTTAGACCTCTTGAAAAAGAGAATCAAGAGCTATTAAAAGAAGAGAGTGTAGATGAAGTAAGATGTTTAGAAACAGAGAATCTAGAACCACTAAAGTCTGCAGGAGAAGATCTGGAAATATTGAAATCTATAGATGCTCAAGAGCCACTGTGGTCTCTAGAAGAAGTGAATCGGGAGACAGCCAAACCTCtagaaaaggaaatgctagaacgACTGGAATCTGTGGAAGAGAGCCAAGAGTCCCTGAGGGCCCTAGAAGAGGAGAATCAAGAATCACTGAGATCTCTGGGAGAGGAAGGACAGGAGCTGCCGCTGTCTGCAAACCAGCAGAGGTGGGAAGGTGTGGTGGCGGGGGATCAAGAACTGGGCCAGGAAATGCCCCCTGGGAGGGCTGGAGTGGACACGGAGGATGGCGTAGAGCTGGACATGAGGGAGCAGGGTGGCTTTGCTGCAGAGGAGGACGGTGTGGATGAGGGAGCGCTGCAGCTGACTGCCGCAGGGGGGGCGTGGAGTGCAGGTGAGGAGCACCCAGGGAGCCCTGAGCCCAAGGAGCAGAGGGTCCCAGCTGAGGGAGCCAGCGGGGAGGGAGACGTTGAGGGCCTCCAGGACCCTGAAGGGCAGCCAGAGCAGGTGGGGGACCCAAGTCTCAGAGCTCCCTGGGGAATGTCAGAGGTGACAGAGCCTGTGTTGGAAGGTGAGGATGAGGCCCCAGGGGGTGGCCGAGCCTCCCCAGAAGTCACCTTGGGGTTGGAGACAGCCGTGGGTGAGTCtgctgcaggagctgagcagggacCCGAGCAGGAGGCGGTGGGGCTGGAGGACCCAGGCCACCTGGGCAGAGAGCAGGTGACAGAACCACTTGTGGGGGAGGAAGGTTTGGAGGCACAGGGGGTGCAGGGCTTGGAAGGGCCCAGAAAGGACCTAGAGGAGGCAGCTGCTCTGGAACCAGAACTTTCCATGCTGTCCATGCAGAGCGGAGCCCCCTTGGAGTCCCCCGGGGCTGGGCAGGGGTTGGAGCCTGAAGTCCTCTGGGGAGCAGAGACGGTGTTCCCTGCTGAGACCTTGTGCCACGATGGAGGTGATGCCCCTTTACCCAGGCCCCCGGGGTCAGAGGGAACTGAGGGGGGTGCAGAACCAGTGCtggggccccccacccccatccccaaagATGCCCCTGGGTCCCAGCCCTCCACTGAGGGGAGCCAGGAGGCTAGCTGGGGACTGGAGGGCAGGGCCGAAGCCCTGGGAAAGGTGGAGGACGAGCAGGAGGAGCTGGGTTCTGGGGAGTTCCCTGAGGGCCTCCAGGACGAGGACGAGGGCGAGGACGGGGACAGCAGAGAGGAGAGTGAAGCTGATGGGCTGGGGGAGACCCTTCCTGATTCCACTCCCCTGGGCCTCTACCTCCAGTCCCCTGCCTCACCCCAGTGGGACCCGCCTGGAGAGCAGAGGCCCTCCCCTCAAGGGGAAACCAGGAAGGAAGGCTGGGGTCCTGCTGTCCTGGCCTCTGAGGGCCAAGGGGCCCacctggaggagggggaggggaggggaggtgacgATGAGGACCGGGGCCAGGACTCTGACCTGTTGGAGGACTTTGAGGACCTGGGCACTgagccttctctccttcctggggCCCCCGGGGAGGTGATGGGACCTCTGGGCCAGGTGTCCCAGCTGCTACTGCAGCCTGCAGCCTGGGGTCAGGATGGGGAGTCTGATGGGTTTGCTGATGAGGAAgcaagtggggaggagggagaggaagaggagggagaggaggaggggcgggagcctggggctgggcagtgggggCCCAGTTGCTCTGCCCGCGGCCTCCAGGCCCTGAGCAGCCCTCAGAGAGGGAAGCTGCTGGGCTCTGAGACGGTGGATGTCAGCATCCCCTGGGACGACAGCTTGAGGGGCGCAGCAGCTTGTGCCCCTGTGACTGCCCTGGGGGCTGAGTCCCAGGACAGCACTGAACCCTCGGGCTCAGAGGAGGAGTCCGAGGCTGCTCCCTTGGAGAGGGAGGACCCAGTGCCTGGCCCTCTGGGGACCCTCAGTGGGACCATGGACACCCCTGGTGTCAATGGCCAGGGCCCCAGTTTGAAGGATGAGTTGGAGCATGTGAATGGGGGTGTGGGGAGCTGGCTGGAGCAGCCTGACGCAGCAGGGCAGGGGACACAGGGGGCCCCTGCGGCGGACCGAGGGAGCcctttggaggaggaggaggggggtgCCCTGAAGACCCCCTGGGCAGGGGCTCCTCTTCACCTGGGCCCTGGCCAGTTCCTGCAGTTCACCCAGAGGGAAGGAGACACAGATTCCTGGTCCTCGGGGGAGGACTAG